In Treponema denticola, one genomic interval encodes:
- a CDS encoding PIN domain-containing protein: MIINDYKNSAVIPDTSALLKNINIIDNLLSDFSCVIITQTIIDELNYQKDKKKNNEAWLAMQRIENLKDKIYIHNDRNFTGINDEKIILFAKKYSKEQRHNVYILHDDIGFSLKYENSLLLRDYIGYQCIKKKRL; this comes from the coding sequence ATGATTATTAATGACTACAAAAATTCAGCAGTGATTCCCGATACTTCTGCCCTGTTAAAAAATATAAACATTATAGATAATTTGTTGTCTGACTTTTCATGTGTAATAATAACACAAACAATAATTGATGAGCTAAATTATCAAAAAGATAAGAAAAAAAATAATGAGGCATGGCTTGCTATGCAGCGCATTGAAAATTTAAAAGACAAAATATATATTCATAATGACCGTAACTTTACAGGTATCAATGATGAAAAAATCATCTTATTTGCAAAAAAATATTCAAAAGAACAAAGGCATAATGTTTACATACTTCATGATGATATTGGTTTTTCTTTAAAATATGAAAATTCTCTATTATTAAGAGATTATATCGGTTATCAATGCATCAAAAAAAAACGATTATAA
- a CDS encoding fibronectin type III domain-containing protein — protein MVNKKIFMFLLLVSALPHIQAQKAPQGSAESPSSNDSMKPLGNPDDVKNNYFISTEGKNSVFYQTLSWEKIEDILHYEFELEKKDKNKNWQIIDRKKLKQNSIEVSLSHGSYRYRVKVINLLGLIDTVSAYRYFDILLAYQPETYSVSPKTISFDEDYSDIINVTGKYFREGTRFSLKKAGASPIYGEVVELGKNGTEARIKFNMLGMSPGNYTFIVTDPSGLKDSKENIIFRFQKPLDFYLSGGYVFTGFVGKSVLKTYFKTDFSALGGILRAGIVPIKRIYGFFGVSMTLSGMHLNHKEDEYNLSGGFMNIQLNGLYMYPIIKHRLNFDFHLGMGALFLLNTQFKFDELKSPLIWYGAIDLNLGTAFQIYVYKKLYIELNVDHIFPFRKNFPTYIIQPSISLGWEF, from the coding sequence ATGGTAAATAAAAAAATCTTTATGTTTTTATTGCTTGTTTCGGCTTTGCCGCACATACAAGCTCAAAAAGCGCCTCAGGGTTCGGCTGAGTCTCCGTCATCGAATGATAGTATGAAACCGCTCGGCAATCCTGATGATGTAAAGAATAACTACTTTATATCGACTGAAGGAAAGAATAGTGTTTTTTATCAAACTCTTTCATGGGAAAAGATAGAAGATATCTTACATTATGAATTTGAGCTTGAAAAAAAAGATAAAAATAAAAACTGGCAGATTATAGATAGGAAAAAGTTAAAACAAAATTCAATAGAAGTATCTCTTTCTCACGGTAGTTATAGATATAGGGTCAAGGTTATAAACCTTTTAGGATTGATTGATACTGTAAGTGCTTATAGGTATTTTGATATTTTACTGGCCTATCAGCCTGAAACCTATTCGGTTTCACCTAAAACAATCAGCTTTGATGAAGATTATTCCGATATTATAAATGTTACAGGAAAATATTTTAGAGAGGGTACGAGATTTTCCCTTAAAAAAGCGGGGGCAAGCCCTATTTATGGAGAGGTAGTTGAACTCGGAAAGAACGGCACTGAAGCGCGGATAAAGTTTAATATGCTTGGAATGAGCCCTGGGAATTATACATTTATTGTTACCGACCCCAGCGGTTTAAAGGATTCAAAGGAAAATATAATTTTTAGGTTTCAAAAACCTTTGGATTTTTACTTGTCCGGAGGTTATGTTTTTACCGGTTTTGTAGGAAAAAGCGTTTTAAAAACTTATTTTAAGACTGATTTTTCCGCCTTAGGCGGGATTTTAAGAGCCGGTATTGTTCCCATAAAACGTATCTATGGGTTCTTCGGGGTTAGTATGACTTTATCGGGTATGCATCTTAATCATAAAGAAGATGAGTATAATCTTTCAGGCGGATTTATGAATATACAATTGAATGGTTTATACATGTATCCGATAATCAAACACAGATTAAATTTTGATTTTCATTTAGGTATGGGCGCCTTATTTTTGCTAAATACACAATTTAAATTTGATGAATTAAAGAGTCCCCTAATTTGGTATGGTGCCATAGACCTTAATTTGGGTACGGCTTTTCAAATATATGTTTATAAAAAACTATATATCGAATTGAATGTTGATCATATTTTTCCGTTCCGGAAGAATTTTCCTACATATATAATACAGCCGTCAATATCTTTGGGTTGGGAATTTTAA
- a CDS encoding uracil phosphoribosyltransferase, which translates to MKIALYGLPCAGKSTLLETASGFIKTISGYKLLQNIQGDIFEKRRTLLNQLSQETEFLIDGHYQFITEKGKETVFTFEDKVFDVFMYLYQKPELIYERMKESGKNQKYIPQNISTIIEWQLEEINSLREICHRADKDFYVIDDYETNYKNFTPFLKDVLNGYSNVNFARTIFESINIVSDSINIFDGDKTLIPYDSSKYLLNFTTNIFDNNIYTGYQFWLQDKYIKPFLQSADLQNTKKIEYTSLKEQCIENKSIILSSGIPEIWEDNLGKELGVKTFAGKYISADTKYFVVKFLKKKYNVTAYGDSKNDLYMLKEADKGFLIINEHLSRSLSYSEIENLNIINLQNNLHILDQDKSINSDEIDEINSLIKITKSDSGIIGNRLAEAHFQLGKKLCRYLQKYKPEETTILSIERSGRFLADGLYMSFNAKFESYNSSHDMPKIETDNIILVDGVINNGKTIIDIIKKIEHNSKVKRIIILTNVINKEAVSLFKAYKLIAVRISENKYTGRKVKVQSGNIGPDTSDRLFNQL; encoded by the coding sequence ATGAAAATTGCTTTGTACGGTTTACCATGTGCCGGAAAATCAACATTATTGGAAACAGCCTCCGGTTTTATCAAAACTATAAGCGGATACAAATTATTGCAAAACATACAAGGGGATATTTTCGAAAAGCGCAGAACTCTTTTAAATCAATTAAGTCAAGAAACCGAATTTCTTATTGACGGACATTATCAATTTATAACCGAAAAAGGTAAAGAAACGGTTTTTACTTTTGAAGATAAAGTATTTGATGTTTTTATGTACTTATATCAAAAACCTGAACTTATCTACGAAAGAATGAAAGAATCCGGAAAAAATCAAAAATATATTCCCCAAAATATCAGTACAATTATAGAATGGCAGCTTGAAGAAATAAATTCACTTCGTGAAATATGTCATAGAGCAGATAAGGATTTCTATGTTATTGATGATTATGAAACAAATTATAAAAACTTTACTCCTTTTTTAAAAGATGTTCTCAACGGATATAGCAATGTTAATTTTGCAAGAACAATTTTCGAATCAATAAACATAGTATCGGATTCAATAAATATATTTGACGGAGACAAAACACTTATACCATATGATTCATCAAAATATTTACTAAACTTTACCACAAATATTTTTGATAATAATATATATACCGGTTATCAATTTTGGCTTCAAGATAAATATATAAAACCCTTCTTACAATCGGCAGATTTACAAAATACAAAAAAAATAGAATATACAAGTTTAAAGGAACAATGTATAGAAAACAAAAGTATTATTTTATCGTCAGGTATACCTGAAATATGGGAAGACAATTTGGGAAAGGAATTAGGAGTAAAAACATTTGCCGGTAAATACATATCGGCTGACACAAAATATTTTGTTGTAAAATTCCTAAAGAAAAAATATAATGTAACAGCCTATGGAGACAGTAAAAATGATCTATATATGCTTAAAGAAGCCGATAAAGGTTTTTTAATTATAAATGAGCACTTGAGCAGAAGCCTATCATATTCGGAAATTGAAAATTTGAATATTATTAACTTACAAAATAATTTACATATTTTAGATCAGGATAAATCTATAAACAGCGATGAGATTGATGAAATAAATTCGTTAATCAAAATTACAAAATCCGACTCAGGAATTATCGGAAATCGTTTAGCAGAAGCTCATTTTCAACTGGGAAAAAAATTATGTAGATATTTACAAAAATATAAACCTGAAGAAACAACAATTCTAAGCATAGAAAGAAGCGGAAGATTTCTTGCAGACGGCTTGTATATGTCGTTTAATGCAAAATTTGAATCATATAATTCTTCCCATGATATGCCTAAAATAGAGACAGATAATATTATCTTAGTCGATGGAGTAATAAATAACGGAAAAACAATAATCGATATTATAAAGAAGATAGAACATAACTCAAAAGTTAAAAGGATAATTATTTTGACAAATGTTATTAATAAAGAAGCAGTATCTCTTTTTAAGGCATATAAACTTATTGCCGTTAGAATATCCGAAAATAAATATACAGGCAGAAAAGTAAAAGTCCAATCCGGTAATATAGGACCGGATACTTCAGATAGACTATTTAATCAGCTGTAA
- a CDS encoding adenylate/guanylate cyclase domain-containing protein, producing the protein MLEKEIDEKVKFSIGAKLITIISILVLFSLGIIIALVTWFGKEDVQAMAEETNRTVNIQAGAAAEKELNSLKANAFLLLDMLNSYETSSPLAAQAAEFYFERNPSVAAVLVTDSRISNKLSRKLISPNFFLANEIDPAVLDKCMLNEMGKAEEAEKGVMQVINASPYFDQPMLILFYPYREKGLDQALVVFFSAEKLSDSLGAGKLQTTFLVNSLGDILIHPDFDLVKTGANVSSFVLFTEMRERGDTNRQMLFEDKDGNRYFGAYQRLGLADLAVLTTAEAEKVLEPVYKTTFRNILLMIAVLAISVIFVWFFSKSISNPVKTLASAAGEIEQGNYEPELKPTTSDEIGLLTKSFVRMAKGLAERERLKDSFGRFINKEIAELAMRGELALGGETKQTTIFFSDIRSFTSISEKLEPNEVVEFLNEYMTQMVECVNDTHGVVDKFIGDAVMAVWGAPTSAGSPKEDALNCIRAALRMRAALIVFNKDRGGNKKPIIRIGCGINTGPVVAGQIGSKKRMEYTVIGDAVNVASRTEALNKPFATDILITENTYNLVKDEVSVEEMPPVMVKGKETPLRMFAVINMPKETNIPGAGEKGPLSLAQVREILGIAAPNLEEVNVNEDEKKYKIQS; encoded by the coding sequence ATGTTAGAAAAAGAAATTGATGAAAAAGTAAAGTTTTCTATAGGCGCAAAATTAATTACCATTATTTCCATATTAGTTCTTTTTTCTTTGGGAATTATTATCGCTCTTGTAACATGGTTTGGAAAAGAAGATGTCCAAGCTATGGCTGAGGAAACTAATAGGACTGTAAATATTCAGGCGGGCGCTGCTGCCGAAAAAGAACTGAATTCATTGAAAGCAAATGCATTTTTACTTTTAGATATGTTAAATTCCTATGAAACTTCATCTCCGCTTGCAGCTCAAGCTGCAGAATTTTACTTTGAAAGAAACCCGTCTGTGGCTGCCGTTTTGGTTACGGATTCCAGAATAAGCAATAAACTTTCGCGAAAGCTTATCAGTCCGAACTTTTTTCTTGCCAATGAAATAGATCCGGCTGTACTTGACAAGTGTATGCTGAATGAAATGGGAAAAGCTGAAGAAGCGGAAAAAGGGGTAATGCAGGTTATCAATGCATCCCCTTATTTCGATCAGCCTATGCTGATTCTTTTTTATCCGTATAGAGAAAAGGGCCTTGATCAGGCCTTGGTTGTCTTTTTTTCTGCCGAAAAACTATCCGATAGTTTGGGAGCAGGAAAACTTCAAACAACATTTCTTGTAAACAGTTTAGGTGATATTCTTATTCATCCTGATTTTGATTTGGTAAAAACCGGAGCTAATGTAAGCAGCTTTGTGCTTTTTACCGAGATGCGTGAAAGAGGCGATACTAACCGTCAGATGCTTTTTGAAGATAAGGATGGAAATAGATATTTCGGTGCTTATCAAAGGCTCGGTTTAGCAGATCTTGCCGTTCTTACAACAGCTGAAGCTGAAAAAGTTTTAGAGCCGGTTTATAAGACAACTTTTAGAAACATCTTATTGATGATAGCTGTTTTAGCTATTTCGGTTATTTTTGTATGGTTTTTTTCAAAATCTATAAGTAATCCTGTAAAAACATTGGCTTCTGCTGCAGGCGAAATTGAGCAGGGAAATTATGAGCCGGAACTTAAACCCACGACAAGTGATGAAATAGGCCTTTTAACTAAAAGCTTTGTGCGCATGGCTAAGGGTTTGGCGGAAAGGGAAAGACTTAAAGATTCTTTTGGACGTTTTATAAATAAAGAGATAGCAGAGCTTGCAATGAGAGGAGAGCTTGCTCTCGGAGGAGAAACAAAACAGACTACTATTTTCTTTTCGGATATAAGATCTTTTACATCTATCTCAGAAAAGCTTGAGCCTAATGAAGTTGTTGAATTTTTAAACGAGTATATGACACAGATGGTTGAATGTGTAAATGATACTCATGGAGTTGTTGATAAATTTATAGGGGATGCAGTTATGGCTGTTTGGGGAGCACCGACAAGTGCAGGCTCTCCTAAGGAAGATGCTCTAAACTGTATCCGTGCCGCTTTAAGGATGAGAGCTGCTCTTATTGTGTTTAATAAGGACAGGGGAGGAAATAAAAAACCGATTATCCGCATAGGCTGCGGTATAAATACGGGCCCGGTTGTTGCCGGTCAAATAGGTTCAAAAAAGAGGATGGAATATACGGTAATAGGGGATGCCGTAAATGTTGCTTCCAGAACGGAAGCCTTAAATAAACCCTTTGCTACGGATATTCTTATAACCGAAAATACATATAATCTTGTAAAAGATGAGGTATCGGTTGAAGAGATGCCTCCTGTTATGGTTAAAGGAAAGGAAACACCTTTGAGAATGTTTGCAGTTATCAATATGCCGAAAGAAACAAACATTCCGGGCGCGGGAGAGAAGGGGCCTTTAAGTTTAGCTCAAGTCAGAGAAATTTTGGGAATTGCTGCTCCAAATTTGGAAGAGGTGAACGTAAATGAAGATGAAAAAAAATACAAGATTCAATCTTAA
- a CDS encoding ankyrin repeat domain-containing protein, whose amino-acid sequence MEFLIKKCKANVNKTDNYKYFLTPLSHCIQVNDFKSFCRLLDNNADYNKGSVKETQKNYIKCRNEGNTPLMIACWHNRTKFVKRLCEYHDIGLNQQDSNGFTPLFKCAIKKNYDLYNYLLSLPRTDKYIRDRNNHCADWWLTHTNI is encoded by the coding sequence TTGGAATTTCTGATAAAAAAATGTAAGGCAAATGTTAATAAAACGGATAATTATAAATACTTTTTAACACCGTTAAGCCACTGTATTCAAGTTAATGATTTTAAATCATTTTGCCGGTTATTAGACAATAACGCAGACTACAATAAAGGAAGTGTAAAAGAAACACAAAAAAATTATATTAAATGTAGAAATGAAGGTAATACACCTTTAATGATTGCTTGTTGGCATAATAGAACAAAATTTGTAAAGAGGCTATGTGAATACCACGATATTGGTTTAAACCAACAAGATAGTAACGGTTTTACACCTCTATTTAAATGTGCAATAAAGAAAAACTATGATCTATATAACTATCTCCTATCATTACCCAGAACGGATAAATATATTAGAGATAGAAATAATCATTGTGCTGATTGGTGGTTAACACATACTAATATTTAG
- a CDS encoding S9 family peptidase, with protein MKQSDFEKPPVAEIKETRFEKFGKIRIDNYYWLKDKTDKKVIDYLNAENAYTDKIMASSKDLQKSIYDEIVGRIKEDDETYPVFENGYYYYNRVEKGKQYRTYCRKKASLDAAEEIIFDVNKMAEGKQAFIFSDYVVSPDNKKACYFYNETGSFAEFILKIRDLETGKDIGFSYNGAVTAAWASDSKTLFYSAIDSTLRSSKVFRQKLDEEKGTLVYEEKDVKYSCYVHETKTKEFIFISSSSSTTSEERFIYADKPEEEFKIFLPRVKDTEYSVYPHKEKFFIRYKDKQNLNGKIYSAPRSSYSDKSTWKEERAHDENVRIEALSVFESYIVLELRKNGLIEIEIKSLKNGEVKNISFPEPVYTAYLGANPEYASDKVRYIYTSLNRPSSVYDYDILTGKSVLLKQQEVPSGFNPDDYTVERLWAKAQDGVKVPMAAVYKKGLAKDGSAPTLLYSYGSYGYSSDVYFSPSVYSLVERGFVYIVAQIRGGSDMGEQWYEDGKLLKRKNTFTDFIACAEHLISQKYTSSDKLAIMGGSAGGLLMGAVTNMRPDLFHSVVAAVPFIDVVTTMLDDSLPLTTGEYEEWGNPNEEEYYNYMLSYSPYDNIEAKNYPHILVTGGLNDSQVLFHEPAKYTAKLRAKKTGDNILILHMNMESGHGGATGRYDRIKDTAFEYAFILNMVGINK; from the coding sequence TTGAAACAATCCGATTTTGAAAAGCCGCCTGTTGCGGAAATAAAAGAAACACGTTTTGAAAAGTTTGGGAAAATAAGAATCGATAATTATTATTGGTTAAAAGACAAGACCGATAAAAAAGTTATCGATTACTTAAATGCAGAAAATGCTTATACGGATAAGATAATGGCTTCTTCAAAAGATTTGCAAAAATCTATTTATGATGAAATTGTAGGCCGCATAAAAGAAGATGATGAAACCTATCCTGTTTTTGAAAACGGCTATTATTATTATAACCGTGTCGAAAAGGGAAAGCAATATAGAACCTATTGCAGAAAAAAAGCCTCTCTTGATGCAGCTGAAGAAATCATTTTCGATGTAAACAAAATGGCGGAAGGGAAACAAGCTTTTATTTTCAGTGACTATGTTGTAAGCCCCGACAATAAAAAGGCTTGCTATTTTTATAACGAAACAGGCTCCTTTGCGGAATTTATTTTAAAGATACGCGATTTGGAAACCGGAAAAGATATAGGCTTCAGCTACAACGGAGCCGTTACCGCAGCTTGGGCTTCCGACAGTAAAACTCTTTTTTACAGTGCAATCGACAGTACCTTGCGTTCAAGCAAGGTCTTCCGTCAAAAACTTGATGAAGAAAAAGGAACTCTTGTCTATGAAGAAAAGGATGTAAAATATTCTTGCTATGTGCATGAAACAAAGACAAAGGAATTTATTTTTATTTCAAGTTCAAGTTCTACCACCTCCGAAGAGCGTTTTATTTATGCGGATAAGCCGGAAGAAGAATTTAAAATCTTCCTTCCCCGCGTTAAGGATACCGAATACTCCGTTTATCCGCACAAGGAAAAGTTTTTTATCCGTTACAAGGACAAGCAAAACTTAAACGGCAAAATCTATTCCGCTCCTCGTTCTTCCTATTCAGATAAATCTACATGGAAGGAAGAAAGAGCTCATGACGAAAATGTACGCATTGAAGCCCTTTCAGTTTTTGAATCCTACATTGTATTGGAGCTCCGTAAAAACGGCCTCATCGAGATTGAAATTAAATCGCTTAAAAACGGCGAGGTAAAAAATATTTCCTTCCCCGAACCGGTTTATACGGCTTATTTGGGGGCAAACCCGGAATACGCTTCCGATAAGGTCCGCTATATTTACACATCCTTAAACCGCCCGAGCAGCGTATACGATTACGATATACTTACGGGAAAATCGGTCTTGTTAAAACAGCAGGAAGTTCCATCAGGCTTTAATCCCGATGATTACACTGTAGAAAGGCTTTGGGCAAAAGCTCAGGACGGAGTGAAGGTGCCTATGGCTGCCGTTTACAAAAAAGGTTTGGCAAAGGACGGATCAGCGCCTACTCTTCTTTATTCTTACGGAAGCTACGGCTACAGCTCCGATGTTTATTTCAGTCCGAGTGTTTACAGCCTTGTCGAGAGAGGTTTTGTTTATATTGTTGCTCAAATCAGGGGCGGAAGCGATATGGGAGAGCAGTGGTATGAGGACGGTAAGCTCTTAAAAAGGAAAAATACATTTACCGATTTTATCGCTTGTGCCGAGCACCTGATTTCTCAAAAATACACTTCTTCCGATAAGCTCGCAATCATGGGCGGAAGTGCGGGCGGCCTTCTTATGGGAGCCGTTACAAACATGAGGCCGGATCTTTTCCATTCGGTTGTTGCTGCCGTTCCCTTCATAGATGTCGTTACTACCATGCTCGACGATTCATTACCCCTTACAACAGGCGAATATGAAGAGTGGGGAAATCCGAACGAAGAAGAATATTATAACTACATGCTTTCATATTCTCCCTATGATAATATCGAAGCAAAAAATTATCCGCACATTCTTGTAACGGGCGGCTTAAACGATTCGCAAGTTCTTTTCCATGAGCCTGCAAAATATACGGCAAAGCTGCGTGCAAAGAAAACCGGAGATAATATTCTAATCCTCCACATGAATATGGAGTCCGGCCACGGCGGAGCCACAGGCCGCTATGACAGAATTAAGGACACCGCCTTCGAATATGCCTTTATTCTTAACATGGTAGGAATCAATAAGTAG
- the fusA gene encoding elongation factor G: protein MGFTTDKIRTIAVAGHGQSGKTSLVEHLLYVSGLIAKAESVESGKTVTDYSQEEIDRKISIYSTLVNLQKDDKLINIWDTPGASDFIGEVIAAFRSSEAALIVLDGRSGVQIETIKYWRDLDRRNKPRLVFANKMDEARADFDNCIADVKKQFQVDVFPVSFPMGTGDNFKGVVDVLHGKAYKIEGGKEVETEIPAEYQDKYKDALEVLAGAAAEGDEELLVKFIDEGELSPEEISRGLTLAMADNRIVPLFAGSAINNSGLNSLLRFISEILPSPEGALERGITKEGEEISVKLDPSAPLSAIVVKTSNDQFSGRLSYVKVITGTLSADSEVYNLREEKKERVGKIYKTLGKKLTEVKELQAGDIGVLVKLSSTKTNDTLAASADVIPFVRLRTPEPIYSLAVSAIDKKNDDKVSEQLFKACEEDMTLSFAFNSETKQNVLSGMGDLHTSIVLDKVKNQSKIEIQTSIPRIAYRETIQRKSQAEYTHKKQSGGHGQFGRVVLAIEPLPRGEKYKFTNAVFGGAISKGYIPGVEKGVIEAMEKGVSAGYPVVDVAVTVLDGKEHPVDSSEMAFKIAARNAFKDAMRNAGPILLEPIMNLTVFVETSYLGDIMSDLSSRRGRILGQSSPASGIEEIRAQVPHKELLRYAIDLRSMTSGTGSFEMSFDHYDPISGKIADEIIAEAKAFMEEQEE from the coding sequence ATGGGATTTACAACGGATAAAATCAGAACCATCGCCGTTGCCGGACACGGACAATCGGGAAAAACCAGTCTTGTGGAACACTTGCTCTATGTTTCTGGCCTTATCGCTAAGGCAGAATCGGTAGAGTCGGGAAAAACCGTGACGGACTACAGTCAGGAAGAAATCGATCGAAAAATATCTATTTACTCGACCTTAGTCAATTTACAAAAAGATGATAAGCTCATAAATATTTGGGATACTCCCGGAGCTTCTGATTTTATCGGTGAGGTAATAGCTGCTTTCCGCTCATCCGAAGCAGCCCTCATAGTTTTGGACGGAAGATCGGGCGTACAAATCGAAACAATCAAGTACTGGCGCGACCTTGACAGAAGAAACAAGCCACGCTTGGTTTTTGCAAACAAGATGGACGAAGCCAGAGCCGACTTCGATAACTGTATAGCCGACGTTAAAAAGCAGTTTCAGGTAGATGTCTTCCCTGTAAGCTTTCCCATGGGAACGGGAGATAATTTTAAGGGCGTTGTAGACGTTCTTCACGGCAAGGCCTATAAAATAGAAGGCGGAAAAGAAGTAGAAACGGAAATCCCTGCCGAATATCAGGATAAATACAAGGACGCTCTGGAAGTTCTTGCAGGAGCTGCCGCCGAAGGCGATGAAGAATTACTTGTAAAATTTATAGATGAAGGAGAACTTTCTCCTGAAGAAATAAGCCGAGGCCTTACCCTTGCAATGGCAGACAATAGAATTGTTCCGCTTTTTGCAGGTTCGGCAATAAATAATTCGGGCCTTAATTCTCTTTTACGCTTTATAAGCGAAATCCTGCCGTCCCCTGAGGGTGCCCTGGAAAGAGGAATCACCAAAGAAGGGGAAGAAATCTCCGTTAAACTGGACCCTTCAGCCCCTCTTTCGGCCATTGTAGTAAAAACCTCCAATGACCAATTCTCAGGCAGACTTTCCTATGTAAAGGTTATTACGGGAACTCTCTCAGCCGATTCCGAGGTCTACAATCTTAGAGAAGAAAAAAAGGAAAGGGTCGGTAAAATCTATAAAACCTTGGGTAAAAAGCTTACGGAAGTAAAAGAGCTTCAAGCAGGCGATATAGGCGTTTTGGTAAAACTTTCAAGCACAAAGACGAACGATACCTTAGCGGCCTCAGCCGATGTAATACCATTTGTAAGGCTTAGAACTCCCGAGCCCATCTATTCGTTGGCGGTTTCGGCAATCGACAAAAAGAATGACGATAAGGTCAGCGAGCAGCTTTTTAAGGCATGCGAAGAAGACATGACCCTCTCCTTTGCCTTCAACTCCGAGACCAAACAAAATGTTCTATCGGGCATGGGCGATTTACATACAAGCATAGTTTTGGATAAGGTTAAAAATCAGTCCAAGATAGAAATTCAAACATCCATTCCCCGAATTGCCTATAGAGAAACAATTCAGCGTAAATCCCAAGCCGAATACACGCATAAAAAGCAGTCGGGCGGCCACGGACAATTCGGCAGGGTTGTTTTGGCAATCGAGCCCCTCCCCAGAGGCGAAAAATATAAGTTTACCAATGCGGTTTTCGGAGGAGCTATCTCAAAGGGCTACATACCCGGTGTTGAAAAGGGCGTTATTGAGGCTATGGAAAAGGGCGTTTCTGCAGGCTATCCCGTAGTAGATGTTGCCGTAACCGTTCTCGACGGAAAAGAGCACCCCGTAGACTCATCGGAAATGGCCTTTAAGATTGCAGCCCGAAATGCCTTTAAGGATGCAATGAGAAATGCAGGCCCGATCCTTCTTGAGCCCATTATGAACCTGACCGTCTTTGTCGAAACCTCATATCTCGGAGATATAATGAGCGACCTTTCTTCACGCCGAGGTAGAATCCTAGGCCAGTCCTCTCCCGCCAGCGGCATTGAAGAAATCAGGGCACAGGTTCCCCACAAGGAGCTTTTACGCTATGCAATAGACCTCCGCTCGATGACAAGCGGTACGGGTTCTTTTGAAATGTCCTTCGACCACTATGATCCGATTTCAGGTAAGATTGCCGATGAGATAATAGCCGAAGCCAAGGCCTTCATGGAAGAACAAGAAGAATAG